The following are from one region of the Candidatus Limnocylindrales bacterium genome:
- a CDS encoding flavin reductase family protein → MTIDAAAYRKIMGNFATGVTVVTTCNDGRLHGFTANSVTGLSLEPLLLLVCVDKKAHALSELRICQSFAVNMLAAGQKDISNLFAKSAPPDDCLRGVPYRLGDHGAPVIDGTIAHFECKLYDDLDGGDHVIFVGEVVGGEVTAPDTMPLLYFRGAYRELGPVT, encoded by the coding sequence GTGACCATCGACGCCGCCGCCTACCGAAAGATCATGGGCAACTTCGCCACGGGCGTTACGGTGGTGACCACATGCAACGACGGCCGCCTGCACGGCTTCACCGCCAACTCGGTCACCGGGCTCTCGCTCGAGCCTCTCCTGCTGCTGGTGTGCGTCGACAAGAAGGCGCACGCGCTCTCCGAGCTGCGAATCTGCCAGAGCTTCGCCGTCAACATGCTTGCGGCAGGGCAGAAGGACATCTCGAACCTGTTCGCCAAATCGGCTCCGCCTGACGACTGCCTTCGCGGCGTTCCCTATCGTCTGGGCGATCACGGAGCGCCCGTCATCGACGGGACCATCGCGCACTTCGAGTGCAAGCTGTACGACGACCTCGATGGCGGCGACCACGTCATCTTCGTCGGTGAGGTTGTTGGCGGCGAGGTCACGGCTCCCGATACGATGCCGCTGCTGTACTTCCGCGGCGCCTACCGCGAGCTGGGCCCGGTGACGTAG
- a CDS encoding twin-arginine translocase TatA/TatE family subunit encodes MAAGRRFAYSPPTMFGLGFSELLIILVIVLIIFGAGRLPELGEGLGRGIKNFRKGVKPDEIDVTPRDDNSQEGDRRSVPPKPPGS; translated from the coding sequence GTGGCCGCCGGCCGCCGCTTCGCCTATAGTCCGCCCACCATGTTCGGCCTCGGCTTCAGCGAGCTCCTCATCATCCTTGTCATCGTCCTGATCATCTTTGGGGCGGGGCGGCTGCCCGAGCTGGGCGAGGGGCTGGGGCGCGGAATCAAGAACTTCCGCAAGGGCGTCAAGCCCGACGAGATCGACGTCACTCCGCGGGACGATAATTCGCAGGAAGGTGATCGTCGGTCGGTTCCACCGAAGCCACCCGGTAGCTGA